In Saccharothrix syringae, the following are encoded in one genomic region:
- a CDS encoding MCE family protein, with protein sequence MATTKAGRDLSRAVAVACVLALVAAAALWWVFAGGDSRRVTAIFGAAVGVYPGSDVRVLGVRIGSIDEVEPRGTTVRVTMSLDRSVEVPADAQAVVVAPSVVSDRYVQLAPAYTGGPTLADGVTIPRERTATPVELDELYASLDELTTALGPNGANRDGALSELLDSAAAGLAGNGQALGDTIERLGDATRTLSGSKDDLFTTVDQLQSFTGMLAANDSQVRDVNRQLAEVAGFLADERENLGAALAELATALGQVQGFIRDNRAVLKSNVDKLTGITQVLVDQRAALAETLDVAPLALGNLQNSYNAASGTLDTRANLNELSQPPIVLVCKLVQGIEPGRVPGVLSQACQQLEPILSGQVALNTPAQVVADLTQGKVPLPLPLGGVPR encoded by the coding sequence GTGGCGACCACGAAGGCAGGACGCGACCTGTCCCGCGCGGTGGCGGTGGCGTGCGTGCTCGCGCTCGTCGCGGCCGCCGCGCTGTGGTGGGTGTTCGCGGGCGGCGACAGCAGGCGGGTGACCGCGATCTTCGGCGCGGCCGTCGGCGTCTACCCCGGCTCGGACGTGCGCGTGCTCGGCGTGCGGATCGGCTCGATCGACGAGGTGGAGCCCCGGGGCACGACCGTCCGGGTCACCATGTCGCTGGACCGGTCGGTGGAGGTGCCCGCGGACGCGCAGGCGGTCGTGGTCGCGCCCAGCGTGGTCAGCGACCGCTACGTGCAGCTCGCCCCCGCCTACACCGGCGGGCCGACCCTGGCCGACGGCGTGACCATCCCGCGCGAGCGCACCGCCACCCCGGTCGAGCTGGACGAGCTGTACGCGAGCCTGGACGAGCTGACCACCGCGCTCGGCCCGAACGGCGCCAACCGCGACGGCGCGCTGTCCGAGCTGCTCGACAGCGCCGCGGCCGGCCTGGCGGGCAACGGCCAGGCCCTCGGCGACACCATCGAGCGGCTCGGCGACGCCACCCGCACCCTGTCCGGCTCCAAGGACGACCTGTTCACCACCGTGGACCAGCTCCAGTCGTTCACCGGCATGCTCGCCGCCAACGACAGCCAGGTGCGCGACGTCAACCGGCAGCTGGCCGAGGTCGCCGGGTTCCTCGCCGACGAGCGGGAGAACCTGGGCGCCGCGCTGGCCGAGCTGGCCACGGCCCTGGGGCAGGTGCAGGGCTTCATCCGGGACAACCGGGCGGTGCTCAAGTCGAACGTCGACAAGCTGACCGGCATCACCCAGGTCCTGGTCGACCAGCGGGCCGCGCTGGCCGAGACGCTGGACGTGGCGCCGCTGGCCCTGGGCAACCTCCAGAACTCCTACAACGCGGCCTCCGGCACCCTCGACACCCGCGCCAACCTCAACGAGCTCAGCCAGCCGCCGATCGTGCTGGTCTGCAAGCTCGTGCAGGGCATCGAGCCCGGCCGCGTGCCGGGCGTGCTGTCGCAAGCCTGCCAACAGCTGGAACCGATCCTGTCCGGGCAGGTGGCGCTCAACACGCCCGCCCAGGTGGTCGCCGACCTGACCCAGGGCAAGGTGCCGCTGCCGCTGCCGCTGGGAGGGGTGCCCCGATGA
- a CDS encoding MCE family protein: MRTLVAPLVKLAVFATVTVLATALLAVTIANVSFGGATDYTARFTDVTALNEGDDVRIAGVRVGQVEQVRVVDRRLAEVRFSLEGDRTLPASVTATIKYRNLVGQRYIALEPGAGDPSPLSPDEVIPLERTRPALDLTVLFNGFKPLFQALNPDDVNKLSEEIIKVLQGEGGTVDALLRHTASLTTTLASRDQVIGEVVTNLNAVLDTVNERTDQVSALVTTVQELTSGLAADRQPIGEAISALGELGTTTAGLLAESRQPLKDDIANLGLVSRNLADNEEVVEGVIRNLPGKLESLARTASYGSWFNFFLCEGTGQVAVPPVVNDPIPINVLPVTQPRCRP, from the coding sequence GTGAGGACCCTCGTCGCGCCCCTGGTCAAGCTGGCGGTCTTCGCCACGGTCACCGTGCTGGCCACCGCCCTGCTCGCGGTGACCATCGCCAACGTCAGCTTCGGCGGCGCCACCGACTACACCGCCCGGTTCACCGACGTGACCGCACTCAACGAGGGCGACGACGTGCGCATCGCGGGCGTCCGGGTCGGCCAGGTCGAGCAGGTCCGGGTGGTGGACCGGCGGCTGGCCGAGGTCCGGTTCTCCCTGGAGGGCGACCGCACCCTGCCCGCCTCGGTGACCGCGACGATCAAGTACCGCAACCTGGTCGGCCAGCGGTACATCGCGCTGGAGCCCGGCGCGGGCGACCCGTCGCCGCTGTCGCCCGACGAGGTGATCCCGCTGGAGCGGACCCGGCCGGCGCTGGACCTGACCGTGCTGTTCAACGGCTTCAAGCCGCTGTTCCAGGCGCTGAACCCGGACGACGTGAACAAGCTGTCCGAGGAGATCATCAAGGTCCTCCAGGGCGAGGGCGGCACGGTCGACGCGCTGCTGCGCCACACCGCGTCGCTGACCACCACGCTGGCGAGCCGCGACCAGGTCATCGGCGAGGTCGTCACCAACCTCAACGCCGTGCTGGACACCGTGAACGAGCGCACCGACCAGGTGTCCGCGCTGGTCACCACCGTGCAGGAGCTGACCTCGGGCCTCGCCGCCGACCGGCAGCCGATCGGCGAGGCGATCAGCGCCCTGGGCGAGCTGGGCACCACCACCGCCGGCCTGCTGGCGGAGTCCCGGCAGCCGCTCAAGGACGACATCGCCAACCTCGGCCTGGTGTCACGGAACCTCGCGGACAACGAGGAGGTGGTCGAGGGCGTGATCCGGAACCTGCCCGGCAAGCTGGAGTCGCTGGCCAGGACCGCCTCCTACGGCTCCTGGTTCAACTTCTTCCTGTGCGAGGGCACCGGGCAGGTGGCCGTGCCACCGGTGGTCAACGACCCGATCCCGATCAACGTCCTGCCGGTCACGCAGCCGAGGTGCCGCCCGTGA
- a CDS encoding nuclear transport factor 2 family protein, producing the protein MGLRRWFPPVAAVLAVLAAGYAVWAGVSWWSASSSESVAFSRERDEVLRVGQVGIVNFTTLDYAKVDEGLDRWLDSSTGDLRSEVENGRENRKKQIQDARTSTTSRVLDAAVTELDARAGKAHLIAVVESTVTPEGGQPVKKVNRYQTDLTRTDAGWKLSALGPVLAGGA; encoded by the coding sequence ATGGGACTTCGGCGTTGGTTCCCGCCGGTCGCGGCGGTGCTCGCGGTGCTGGCCGCCGGTTACGCGGTGTGGGCCGGGGTGTCGTGGTGGAGCGCGTCGTCCAGCGAGTCGGTGGCCTTCTCCCGGGAGCGGGACGAGGTGCTGCGGGTCGGGCAGGTCGGCATCGTCAACTTCACCACGCTGGACTACGCGAAGGTCGACGAGGGCCTGGACCGGTGGCTGGACTCGTCGACCGGTGACCTGCGGTCGGAGGTCGAGAACGGGCGGGAGAACCGGAAGAAGCAGATCCAGGACGCCAGGACGTCGACCACGAGCCGGGTGCTCGACGCCGCCGTGACCGAGCTGGACGCGCGGGCCGGGAAGGCGCACCTGATCGCCGTGGTGGAGAGCACCGTGACGCCGGAGGGCGGGCAGCCGGTCAAGAAGGTCAACCGCTACCAGACCGACCTGACCCGCACCGACGCCGGGTGGAAGCTCAGCGCGCTGGGCCCGGTCCTGGCCGGCGGCGCGTGA
- a CDS encoding MCE family protein, with product MIPRRTRLQIGAFVVIALVGVSYVGARYAGLGRLFGATGYVVTVQLADSGGVFTNAEVTYRGVGVGRVGQMRLTADGLDVDLGIDPGAPPIPDDLEAVVANRSAVGEQYVDLRPRREDGPYLGDGSVIPRSATSTPPPVDTLLTNLDAFARSVPTDSLRTVVDELDRAFDGTGGDLQVLLDNTRAFTQAATDHLPQTKALLTDGLVVLGTQAEQGGAIRSFSADLRALAGQLKDSDGDLRRLIGVSPQAAEQVSALLRESGPNLGVVLANLLTTGNILVTRLDGLEQIAVTYPIVVGGGFSVAKGDGTGAHFGLALNVFDPPSCTVGYEGTTIRQGTDTSGAPLNTQAYCALARGSATSVRGAQNAPYGGTPSTPTGTETTQPGLEPTAGQAAGAPLLTSLGQLLGLPG from the coding sequence GTGATCCCCCGCAGGACCAGGCTCCAGATCGGCGCGTTCGTGGTCATCGCGCTGGTCGGCGTCAGCTACGTCGGTGCCCGCTACGCGGGCCTGGGCCGGCTGTTCGGCGCCACCGGGTACGTGGTGACCGTGCAGCTGGCCGACTCCGGCGGCGTGTTCACCAACGCCGAGGTCACCTACCGCGGCGTCGGCGTCGGCCGGGTCGGGCAGATGCGGCTGACCGCCGACGGGCTCGACGTCGACCTGGGCATCGACCCCGGCGCGCCGCCCATCCCGGACGACCTGGAGGCCGTGGTCGCCAACCGGTCCGCGGTGGGCGAGCAGTACGTGGACCTGCGGCCGCGCCGCGAGGACGGGCCCTACCTCGGCGACGGCTCGGTCATCCCCAGGTCGGCCACGAGCACGCCGCCGCCCGTGGACACCCTGCTGACCAACCTCGACGCGTTCGCCAGGTCGGTGCCGACCGACTCGCTGCGGACCGTGGTCGACGAGCTGGACCGGGCGTTCGACGGCACCGGCGGCGACCTCCAGGTGCTGCTGGACAACACCCGGGCGTTCACCCAGGCCGCCACCGACCACCTGCCGCAGACCAAGGCGCTGCTGACCGACGGCCTGGTGGTGCTGGGCACCCAGGCCGAGCAGGGCGGCGCCATCCGGTCGTTCTCGGCGGACCTGCGGGCGCTGGCCGGGCAGCTCAAGGACTCCGACGGCGACCTCAGGCGGCTGATCGGCGTGTCGCCGCAGGCCGCCGAGCAGGTGTCGGCGCTGCTGCGGGAGAGCGGGCCGAACCTCGGCGTCGTGCTCGCCAACCTGCTGACCACCGGCAACATCCTGGTGACCAGGCTCGACGGGCTGGAGCAGATCGCGGTGACCTACCCGATCGTGGTCGGCGGCGGCTTCTCGGTCGCGAAGGGCGACGGGACGGGCGCGCACTTCGGCCTCGCGCTGAACGTGTTCGACCCGCCGTCGTGCACGGTCGGTTACGAGGGCACCACGATCCGGCAGGGCACCGACACCAGCGGGGCACCGCTGAACACGCAGGCGTACTGCGCGCTGGCCAGGGGCAGCGCCACCAGCGTGCGGGGTGCGCAGAACGCGCCTTACGGTGGCACCCCGAGCACGCCGACCGGTACCGAGACCACCCAGCCGGGCCTGGAGCCGACGGCGGGTCAGGCGGCCGGCGCGCCGCTGCTGACCAGCCTCGGGCAGCTGCTCGGCCTGCCGGGCTGA
- the rpoB gene encoding DNA-directed RNA polymerase subunit beta: MAISRATKATAATNSTSGIPGAPKRVSFAKIHEPLQTPNLLDLQIQSFEWLTGDEAWFQRRVDEGDEAPTGGLEEVLNEISPIEDFSGSMSLSFSDPRFDEVKASTEECKDKDMTYAAPLFVTAEFTNHTTGEIKSQTVFMGDFPMMTDKGTFIINGTERVVVSQLVRSPGVYFDTAIDKTTDKDVFSVKIIPSRGAWLEFDVDKRDTVGVRIDRKRRQPVTVLLKALGWSTEQIRERFAFSETLLTTLEKDHTAGTDEALLDIYRKLRPGEPPTKESAQALLENLFFKDKRYDLAKVGRYKVNKKLGLDIPITTGVLTEDDIVTTIEYLVRLHAGETTMQPGETEVPVEVDDIDHFGNRRLRTVGELIQNQIRVGLSRMERVVRERMTTQDVEAITPQTLINIRPVVAAIKEFFGTSQLSQFMDQTNPLAGLTHKRRLSALGPGGLSRERAGMEVRDVHPSHYGRMCPIETPEGPNIGLIGSLSSYGRVNPFGFIETPYRKVVDGRVTDQVDYLTADEEDRYVKAQANARIDDEGNFLEDRVLVRKKGGEVEMIDPRDVDYMDVSPRQMVSAATAMIPFLEHDDANRALMGANMQRQAVPLLRSESPLVGTGMELRAAVDAGDVVVAKKTGVVEEISADYVTVMADDGSRQTYGLHKFRRSNQGTCINQKPIVNEGDRVQEGQVLADGPCTENGEMALGKNLLVAIMPWEGHNYEDAIILSQRLVQDDVLTSIHIEEHEIDARDTKLGAEEITRDIPNVSEEVLADLDERGIIRIGAEVQPGDILVGKVTPKGETELTPEERLLRAIFGEKAREVRDTSLKVPHGEYGKVIGIRVFSREDDDELPPGVNELVRVYVAQKRKIQDGDKLAGRHGNKGVIGKILPVEDMPFLEDGTPVDIVLNTHGVPRRMNIGQVLETHLGWIAKQGWKIDGLPEWAQNLPEELYDVEPNTKTATPVFDGAREDEITGLLGSTIPNRDGERMVKENGKAQLFDGRSGEPYPFPVSVGYMYILKLLHLVDDKIHARSTGPYSMITQQPLGGKAQFGGQRFGEMECWAMQAYGAAYTLQELLTIKSDDVLGRVKVYEAIVKGENIPEPGIPESFKVLLKELQSLCLNVEVLSSDGAAIEMRDGDDEDLERAAANLGINLSRSESPSVDDVVN, translated from the coding sequence TTGGCGATCTCTCGCGCGACCAAGGCCACTGCTGCGACCAACTCCACGTCGGGGATCCCCGGAGCGCCGAAGCGAGTCTCCTTCGCGAAGATCCACGAACCGCTTCAGACGCCCAACCTGCTCGACCTGCAGATCCAGTCCTTCGAATGGCTCACCGGCGACGAGGCGTGGTTCCAGCGCCGCGTCGACGAGGGTGACGAGGCCCCGACCGGCGGCCTCGAGGAGGTCCTGAACGAGATCTCCCCGATCGAGGACTTCTCCGGCTCGATGTCGCTCTCCTTCTCCGACCCGCGCTTCGACGAGGTCAAGGCCTCGACCGAGGAGTGCAAGGACAAGGACATGACGTACGCGGCCCCGCTGTTCGTCACGGCGGAGTTCACCAACCACACCACCGGCGAGATCAAGAGCCAGACGGTGTTCATGGGTGACTTCCCGATGATGACGGACAAGGGCACGTTCATCATCAACGGCACCGAGCGGGTCGTGGTGTCCCAGCTCGTCCGGTCGCCGGGTGTCTACTTCGACACGGCGATCGACAAGACGACCGACAAGGACGTCTTCAGCGTCAAGATCATCCCGTCCCGCGGCGCGTGGCTGGAGTTCGACGTCGACAAGCGCGACACCGTCGGTGTCCGCATCGACCGCAAGCGCCGCCAGCCGGTGACCGTGCTGCTGAAGGCGCTGGGGTGGAGCACCGAGCAGATCCGCGAGCGCTTCGCGTTCTCCGAGACGCTGCTGACCACCCTGGAGAAGGACCACACGGCGGGCACCGACGAGGCGCTGCTGGACATCTACCGCAAGCTGCGCCCGGGCGAGCCGCCGACGAAGGAGTCCGCGCAGGCCCTGCTGGAGAACCTGTTCTTCAAGGACAAGCGCTACGACCTCGCCAAGGTCGGCCGGTACAAGGTCAACAAGAAGCTGGGCCTGGACATCCCGATCACCACGGGTGTGCTGACCGAGGACGACATCGTCACCACGATCGAGTACCTGGTCCGCCTGCACGCCGGTGAGACGACGATGCAGCCGGGCGAGACCGAGGTGCCCGTCGAGGTCGACGACATCGACCACTTCGGCAACCGCCGCCTGCGCACCGTCGGCGAGCTGATCCAGAACCAGATCCGGGTCGGCCTGTCCCGCATGGAGCGCGTCGTGCGCGAGCGCATGACGACCCAGGACGTCGAGGCGATCACGCCGCAGACCCTGATCAACATCCGCCCCGTGGTGGCGGCGATCAAGGAGTTCTTCGGCACCTCCCAGCTCTCGCAGTTCATGGACCAGACGAACCCGCTGGCCGGCCTGACCCACAAGCGCCGCCTGTCGGCGCTGGGCCCCGGCGGCCTGTCCCGCGAGCGGGCCGGCATGGAGGTCCGCGACGTCCACCCGTCGCACTACGGCCGCATGTGCCCGATCGAGACGCCGGAAGGCCCGAACATCGGCCTGATCGGCTCGCTGTCCTCCTACGGGCGGGTCAACCCGTTCGGCTTCATCGAGACGCCGTACCGCAAGGTCGTCGACGGCCGGGTCACCGACCAGGTCGACTACCTGACCGCGGACGAGGAGGACCGGTACGTCAAGGCGCAGGCGAACGCCCGCATCGACGACGAGGGCAACTTCCTGGAGGACCGCGTCCTGGTCCGCAAGAAGGGCGGCGAGGTCGAGATGATCGACCCGCGCGACGTCGACTACATGGACGTCTCGCCGCGGCAGATGGTCTCCGCCGCGACCGCCATGATCCCCTTCCTGGAGCACGACGACGCCAACCGCGCGCTGATGGGCGCGAACATGCAGCGCCAGGCGGTGCCGCTGCTGCGCAGCGAGTCGCCGCTGGTCGGCACGGGCATGGAGCTGCGCGCCGCGGTCGACGCCGGTGACGTCGTGGTGGCCAAGAAGACCGGTGTGGTCGAGGAGATCTCCGCCGACTACGTCACGGTCATGGCCGACGACGGCTCGCGGCAGACCTACGGCCTGCACAAGTTCCGCCGCTCGAACCAGGGCACCTGCATCAACCAGAAGCCCATCGTCAACGAGGGCGACCGGGTGCAGGAGGGCCAGGTCCTGGCCGACGGACCGTGCACCGAGAACGGCGAGATGGCGCTGGGCAAGAACCTGCTCGTCGCGATCATGCCGTGGGAGGGCCACAACTACGAGGACGCGATCATCCTGTCGCAGCGCCTCGTGCAGGACGACGTCCTGACCTCGATCCACATCGAGGAGCACGAGATCGACGCGCGGGACACCAAGCTGGGCGCCGAGGAGATCACCCGGGACATCCCGAACGTCTCCGAGGAGGTCCTGGCCGACCTCGACGAGCGCGGCATCATCCGCATCGGCGCCGAGGTCCAGCCCGGCGACATCCTGGTCGGCAAGGTCACCCCGAAGGGCGAGACCGAGCTGACCCCGGAGGAGCGCCTGCTCCGCGCGATCTTCGGCGAGAAGGCCCGCGAGGTGCGCGACACCTCGCTGAAGGTGCCGCACGGCGAGTACGGCAAGGTCATCGGCATCCGCGTGTTCAGCCGCGAGGACGACGACGAGCTGCCCCCCGGCGTGAACGAGCTGGTCCGCGTCTACGTGGCCCAGAAGCGCAAGATCCAGGACGGCGACAAGCTCGCCGGCCGCCACGGCAACAAGGGCGTCATCGGCAAGATCCTCCCGGTCGAGGACATGCCGTTCCTGGAGGACGGCACGCCGGTCGACATCGTGCTGAACACGCACGGCGTCCCCCGTCGTATGAACATCGGCCAGGTCCTGGAGACCCACCTCGGGTGGATCGCCAAGCAGGGCTGGAAGATCGACGGCCTGCCGGAGTGGGCGCAGAACCTGCCCGAGGAGCTGTACGACGTCGAGCCGAACACGAAGACCGCGACCCCGGTCTTCGACGGCGCGCGCGAGGACGAGATCACGGGCCTGCTCGGCTCGACGATCCCGAACCGCGACGGCGAGCGGATGGTCAAGGAGAACGGCAAGGCGCAGCTCTTCGACGGGCGCAGCGGCGAGCCGTACCCCTTCCCGGTGTCGGTCGGCTACATGTACATCCTGAAGCTGCTGCACCTGGTCGACGACAAGATCCACGCCCGCTCGACCGGCCCGTACTCGATGATCACGCAGCAGCCGCTGGGTGGTAAGGCGCAGTTCGGCGGCCAGCGCTTCGGCGAGATGGAGTGCTGGGCGATGCAGGCGTACGGCGCCGCCTACACCCTGCAGGAGCTGCTGACCATCAAGTCCGACGACGTGCTCGGCCGCGTGAAGGTCTACGAGGCCATCGTCAAGGGCGAGAACATCCCGGAGCCGGGTATCCCGGAGTCCTTCAAGGTGCTGCTCAAGGAGCTGCAGTCGCTGTGCCTCAACGTCGAGGTGCTGTCCTCGGACGGCGCCGCGATCGAGATGCGCGACGGCGACGACGAAGACCTGGAGCGCGCGGCCGCGAACCTCGGCATCAACCTGTCGAGGTCCGAGTCGCCGTCCGTGGACGACGTCGTCAACTAG
- a CDS encoding MCE family protein, whose amino-acid sequence MKPERNPVTVGVVSLTVIALLLLAAFNSDDLPIIGGGTTYSAEFTEAAGLVESNEVRVAGVKVGEVTAVELDGDKVRVSFRVKDAWVGDRTTATIRIKTLLGQKFLALDPQGGQALDPGTPIPRERTLSPYDVQEAFNGLASTVGQIDTRQLADSFQVLSETFQGSAESVRGALDGLSALSKTISSRDEELAELLANTRQITKTLADRNEQFERLLADGNSLLEELRKRRDAIVALLGGTRALSRELSGLVTDNQEQLRPALEQLDRVTEVLQRNQDTLERSLALMAPFYRVFANTLGNGRWFDVYICGLLPPSVNLGVVGFNEEGCLPPGVQRSPATGGGN is encoded by the coding sequence GTGAAGCCCGAACGCAACCCCGTCACGGTCGGCGTGGTCTCCCTGACCGTGATCGCGCTGCTGCTGCTCGCCGCGTTCAACTCCGACGACCTGCCGATCATCGGCGGCGGCACCACGTACTCGGCCGAGTTCACCGAGGCCGCGGGCCTGGTCGAGTCGAACGAGGTGCGCGTGGCGGGCGTGAAGGTCGGCGAGGTCACCGCGGTCGAGCTCGACGGCGACAAGGTCCGGGTCTCGTTCCGGGTCAAGGACGCCTGGGTGGGCGACCGCACCACCGCCACCATCCGGATCAAGACGCTGCTCGGCCAGAAGTTCCTGGCCCTGGACCCGCAGGGCGGCCAGGCGCTGGACCCCGGCACGCCCATCCCGCGCGAGCGCACGCTGTCCCCGTACGACGTGCAGGAGGCGTTCAACGGGCTGGCGTCCACGGTCGGGCAGATCGACACTCGGCAGCTCGCGGACAGCTTCCAGGTGCTCTCGGAGACCTTCCAGGGCTCGGCGGAGAGCGTCCGCGGCGCCCTGGACGGCCTGTCGGCGCTGTCGAAGACGATCTCCTCCCGCGACGAGGAGCTGGCCGAGCTGCTGGCCAACACCCGGCAGATCACCAAGACCCTCGCCGACCGCAACGAGCAGTTCGAGCGGCTGCTCGCGGACGGCAACTCGCTGCTGGAGGAGCTGCGCAAGCGCCGGGACGCGATCGTGGCGCTGCTGGGCGGCACCCGCGCGCTGTCCCGGGAGCTGTCCGGGCTGGTCACCGACAACCAGGAGCAGCTGCGGCCCGCCCTGGAGCAGCTCGACCGGGTGACCGAGGTGCTCCAGCGCAACCAGGACACCCTGGAGCGCAGCCTGGCCCTGATGGCGCCGTTCTACCGGGTGTTCGCCAACACCCTGGGCAACGGCCGCTGGTTCGACGTCTACATCTGCGGCCTGCTGCCGCCCTCGGTGAACCTGGGCGTGGTCGGCTTCAACGAAGAGGGCTGCCTCCCGCCGGGCGTGCAGCGCTCGCCCGCGACCGGGGGTGGGAACTGA
- a CDS encoding MCE family protein produces MIRRRFLGVVFLAVIALFLALTVALYDDAFTKVVRVTLKADRIGNQLLVDSDVKVRGMVVGKVDAIRTAGDGAELDLALDPDQVGHIPAGVSARLLPKTLFGERYVHLVLPGARAGGGHLDEGDVIEQDRSGGAVELERVLDDLMPVLQAVQPEKLATTLTAVSQALENRGRPLGETLVQLDSYLGEFNPQLPALKEGISRLADVTDVYADAAPDLVQALTDATTTSRTLVEQRDALVNLYGSLTTTSTDLGSFLAVNKNNLIQLADVSQPTLEVLAKYAPEYPCLLKGLSEFKPIMDQVFGKGTDEPGLHITLEVTANRGKYEPGKDEPEYADKRGPRCYDIVPRPDPFPQYPPEGPVRDGSTPPPPGRVAADGVLPPATGVNSLGTTPSGTTSPSSFTGVPTLANSPAEQDFLAGLLAPQFGLERDQMPSFTALLLGPLYRGAEVTA; encoded by the coding sequence ATGATCAGGAGGCGCTTCCTGGGCGTCGTGTTCCTCGCCGTGATCGCCCTGTTCCTCGCGCTCACGGTCGCGCTCTACGACGACGCGTTCACCAAGGTCGTCCGGGTGACGCTGAAGGCCGACCGGATCGGCAACCAGCTGCTGGTCGACTCCGACGTGAAGGTCCGCGGCATGGTCGTGGGCAAGGTCGACGCCATCCGCACCGCGGGCGACGGCGCCGAGCTGGACCTGGCGCTCGACCCCGACCAGGTCGGGCACATCCCGGCCGGCGTGTCCGCGCGCCTGCTGCCCAAGACCCTGTTCGGCGAGCGGTACGTGCACCTCGTGCTGCCCGGGGCCCGCGCGGGTGGCGGGCACCTGGACGAGGGCGACGTGATCGAGCAGGACCGCTCCGGCGGCGCGGTCGAGCTGGAGCGCGTGCTCGACGACCTGATGCCGGTGCTCCAGGCGGTGCAGCCGGAGAAGCTGGCCACCACGCTCACCGCGGTGTCGCAGGCCCTGGAGAACCGGGGGAGGCCGCTGGGGGAGACGCTGGTCCAGCTCGACTCCTACCTGGGCGAGTTCAACCCGCAGCTGCCCGCGCTCAAGGAGGGCATCAGCCGGCTGGCCGACGTCACCGACGTCTACGCCGACGCCGCGCCGGACCTGGTCCAGGCCCTGACCGACGCCACGACCACCAGCCGCACCCTGGTCGAGCAGCGGGACGCGCTGGTGAACCTGTACGGCTCGCTGACCACCACGTCCACCGACCTGGGCAGCTTCCTCGCGGTGAACAAGAACAACCTGATCCAGCTGGCCGACGTGTCGCAGCCGACGCTGGAGGTGCTGGCGAAGTACGCGCCCGAGTACCCGTGCCTGCTCAAGGGCCTGTCGGAGTTCAAGCCGATCATGGACCAGGTGTTCGGCAAGGGCACCGACGAGCCGGGCCTGCACATCACCCTGGAGGTCACCGCCAACCGCGGCAAGTACGAGCCGGGGAAGGACGAGCCGGAGTACGCCGACAAGCGCGGCCCCCGCTGCTACGACATCGTGCCGCGGCCCGACCCGTTCCCCCAGTACCCGCCGGAGGGCCCGGTGCGGGACGGCTCGACCCCGCCGCCGCCCGGCCGGGTGGCCGCCGACGGCGTCCTGCCGCCCGCGACCGGGGTGAACTCGCTGGGCACGACCCCTTCGGGCACGACCTCGCCGTCCTCGTTCACCGGCGTGCCGACGCTGGCGAACTCGCCCGCCGAGCAGGACTTCCTGGCGGGCCTGCTGGCGCCCCAGTTCGGCCTGGAGCGGGACCAGATGCCGAGCTTCACCGCGCTGCTGCTCGGCCCGCTGTACCGGGGCGCGGAGGTGACCGCGTGA
- a CDS encoding MCE family protein produces MRRLAVLVTSALLLTGCGSGGFDGVYNMPLPGGADLGDRPYAVKVRFKDVLDLVPQAGVKVADVPVGRVDRIDLAADGWTAEVTVLVNGDVRLPGNAVARLRQSALLGEKYVELDRPAEGAEEGRLGDGSVIPVERTNRNPEVEEVFGALSMLLNGGGVAQLQDISRELNAAMEGNEPQLRSLLDRLNTLVGELDAHKGEITRALDGLNRLGGALNAQRDRIAGVLDGLEPGLRVISEQRTQLVTLLQSLDALADVAVDTVNRSKDDIVADLKALTPTLQKLAEAGANLPHGLELLATYPFPDSAVAGVKGDYTNLYADIDLNLGTIVDNLGRSRQSVVPELPGITGTAPSLPLPLPNLPLPSVPVQSGLGDLLGALLGGVGR; encoded by the coding sequence ATGAGGCGACTCGCGGTCCTGGTGACCTCCGCGCTGCTGCTCACCGGCTGCGGCTCGGGCGGCTTCGACGGCGTCTACAACATGCCCCTGCCCGGCGGCGCCGACCTCGGCGACCGGCCGTACGCGGTGAAGGTGCGGTTCAAGGACGTGCTGGACCTCGTGCCGCAGGCCGGCGTGAAGGTCGCCGACGTGCCGGTCGGCCGGGTCGACCGCATCGACCTCGCCGCCGACGGCTGGACCGCCGAGGTGACCGTGCTGGTCAACGGCGACGTGCGGCTGCCGGGCAACGCGGTCGCCCGGCTGCGCCAGTCCGCGCTGCTCGGTGAGAAGTACGTGGAGCTGGACCGCCCGGCCGAGGGCGCCGAGGAGGGGCGGCTCGGCGACGGCTCGGTCATCCCGGTGGAGCGGACCAACCGCAACCCCGAGGTCGAGGAGGTCTTCGGCGCGCTGTCCATGCTGCTCAACGGCGGTGGCGTGGCCCAGCTCCAGGACATCTCGCGCGAGCTGAACGCCGCCATGGAGGGCAACGAGCCGCAGCTGCGGTCGCTGCTGGACCGGCTGAACACGCTGGTCGGGGAGCTGGACGCGCACAAGGGCGAGATCACCCGCGCGCTCGACGGCCTCAACCGGCTCGGCGGGGCGCTCAACGCCCAGCGCGACCGGATCGCCGGCGTGCTCGACGGCCTGGAGCCCGGTCTGCGGGTGATCAGCGAGCAGCGCACCCAGCTGGTGACCCTGCTCCAGTCGCTCGACGCGCTGGCCGACGTGGCCGTGGACACGGTGAACAGGTCCAAGGACGACATCGTGGCCGACCTGAAGGCGCTGACGCCGACGTTGCAGAAGCTCGCCGAGGCGGGCGCCAACCTGCCCCACGGGCTGGAGCTGCTGGCGACCTACCCGTTCCCGGACTCGGCGGTGGCGGGCGTGAAGGGCGACTACACCAACCTGTACGCCGACATCGACCTGAACCTGGGCACGATCGTGGACAACCTGGGCCGGTCGCGGCAGTCGGTGGTGCCGGAGCTGCCGGGCATCACCGGCACCGCGCCGTCCCTGCCGCTACCGCTGCCCAACCTGCCGCTGCCGTCGGTGCCCGTCCAGTCCGGGCTCGGCGACCTGCTCGGCGCGCTGCTCGGAGGTGTCGGCCGGTGA